The Sinomicrobium kalidii region GCACCACGAGCGATCCGTTCGGTACGGGAACGCGAATGGCGTTGGATGTGAGTTTACCTTCCAGCGATGGCAGGGCCTTGGCTACGGCCTTGCCGGCTCCCGTCTCCGTAATCACCATATTCAGTGCGGCCGCCCGTCCGCGACGGTATTTTTTATGCATGTTGTCCACCAGGTTCTGGTCGTTGGTGTAGGCGTGGATGGTTTCCAGGTGGCCTTTGACCACCCCGAGCGAATCTTCAATAACCTTCAGGACCGGTGTTATGGCATTGGTGGTACAGGACGCGGCAGAAAAGATGCTGATCTCGTCCGGATCGTATTCCCGGTGGTTGACACCGTGCACGATATTGGGGACTCCTTTGCCGGGGGCTGTGAGCAATACATTGTCTACACCCTTTGAAACCAGATGTCTGCCCAGTTCTTCCTTGTCCCGGAATGCTCCGGTATTGTCAATGACCAGGGCATTGTTTATGCCATAAGTGGTATAATCGATTTCTTCGGGGGCGTTTGCGGAGATCATACGAACGGTAGTCCCGTTAATGATAAGGGCATTGTTTTCCGGATCGATGGCTACGGTACCCGGAAAATCACCGTGAACGGAATCGTTGCGCAGGAGTGAGGCCCTTTTTTCCAGGGCAGCCTCATCTATTTCCCCCCGGGTCACTACGGCTCTTAACCGCAGCTGATTCCCTTTTCCGGTCTTTGCCATAAGCTCCCTGGCCAGTAGCCTTCCGATCCTGCCAAAACCGTAAAGGACCACGTCCTTGGGCTGTATTTCCCTGCTGTTTTGTGCATCGCGCAGCTTGTCGTATACAAAGGCGATGACATTGGTATACTTGTCGTCTTCCAGGTGATATTCGTAAGTGAGCTTGCCGATGTCCAGCTTGGCCGGTGGAAGGGTCATCTGTTTGATGGCCCGGGCAATTTCCACCGTATCGAAAATGGAGATGGGCTTTTGCACGAATTCGCCCGCGTACTCATGAAGGTTAATGATCTCACTGACGTTACGGTCAATGAGCTGGTTGCGGAACAAAACCAGTTCAATGGCCTTGTCATACCATAGGTCGCTTACAATTTTACTGAATTCAACCGAGGCCTTTCTCCGGTCAGCCTGAAAAGCCAGTTCCTTTTCGTAGGTTTCTGTAGCACTCATTGTTTTTTGTGTGTTTAGTGTGTTGCCTGCCCGTTTTAGCAGAGTATCATTAATTTAGTGTTCGTGGCAAAAGTATGGATTTCAAACGTTTTCGTAAAAGGTTTTTTGTGAAAAGTGACGATTGTTTTTAGCATTTCAGATGGTCCTTGTTTTTACTTTTCCAGTTTGAAATCACGGGACTTCGCGCAACCTTTTCCGCATTGCGGTATCTTAAAAACAGATAACCTTTTTAGGACAGTTTTATTGTTTTAAATAACCGGAATCAAAATGAAAACTAAGTTAACTACTTTACTATTCTCTGTAATGATTACGATGGGATGTTCTAATGATTCTGATACCATTGACGGGGATGTTTCAATTATGGGAAAATGGCAAATGACCGAGCGTTATGTCAGTCCCGGAGGGGAGACCGAATGGAAAGAAGTCAAGGACGGTGAAATCCATTATTTTAAAACGGACAGTACCTTTACCTCTAACGGGATGGATTGTCCGGAGGGGGATTTCTCCGTAAAGGGGGATAAACTGCAACTGGATTTTAACTGTAACTATGCTGCCGAACCACAGGTGATGCGGTTCAGTTTTGATGGCGGGGACCTTATACTTACACCGTTGAGCCCTTCCTTTTGTATCGAGGCGTGTCTGTACCGTTATGAAAAAATAGATTAACCTGCTATTCAGGCTCCCACACTTTATAATAGGCAAACGCACGAGCTATTTTTTCATTACCGGCCTTGATGTCTATAGCCGGGATTCCTATATCTTTCAGCAATACGAAATTGATATTTCCGTGTGAGTTCTTTTTATCATATTTAAGATAAGAGATAATGTGTTCTGTATCTTCTTCCTCAATCTCGACTTTCGGGAAATAGGAAAGGATAACCGAAGTCACCTGGTCCAGTTTTTTTTGCGGAAATTGTTCCAGTTCCACAGAGAGGAATGTTTCCAGTATCATCCCTATGGCAATGGCCTCTCCGTGTAACAGGGTTGGTTTTTCCGGATTTTGCAGGAAACAGGACTCTATGGCATGGCCCAGTGTATGCCCGAAATTAAGGGTTTTGCGCAAACCGGCTTCCCTGGGATCTTCCATGACCACGTTGTTCTTGATGATGATGGAATCCCGTATCAGGGCATCCAGGTCGGTCAGGTCCAGATCGGAAAGATTCAGGAATGCCTTCCAGTGGTCTTCGTCCCGGATGAGTCCGTGCTTGAGCATTTCTGCCAGGCCGCTCCGCATTTGTTCGGGGGGAAGCGTTTGGAGGAATGCCGTATCCACCAGGAGTATTCCCGGTACATTGATCACGCCCACCTGATTTTTGAGCGGGCCCAGGTCCACTCCTGTTTTTCCGCCTACGGAAGCATCTACCATGGCCAGCAGGGAGGTGGGGATATTTACAAAATCAATGCCCCGCATAAAGGTAGAGGCCACAAATCCGCCCAGATCGGTTACCACACCGCCACCGAGGTTGATCAACAGGCTCTTCCGGTCTGCGCCCATTTCAGAGAGTACCTGCCATACCTGGTTGCATGTTTCAATATTCTTGTGGATCTCACCGGCTTCGATCTCAATGATCTCCGCCGTAAAATCTTCGGCCATTTTACTCATAAAACGGGGCAGGCAGTGATTATGGGTATTGGTATCGGTAAGGATAAATACCCTGGAATGTTTTTTTTTCTCCAGGTATTCCCGGAGGTTGTCATAACCGTTATCGTTAAAATAAATCGTATAACCGTTACAGGAAATGGGTTGCAGCATGGC contains the following coding sequences:
- a CDS encoding glyceraldehyde-3-phosphate dehydrogenase; this translates as MSATETYEKELAFQADRRKASVEFSKIVSDLWYDKAIELVLFRNQLIDRNVSEIINLHEYAGEFVQKPISIFDTVEIARAIKQMTLPPAKLDIGKLTYEYHLEDDKYTNVIAFVYDKLRDAQNSREIQPKDVVLYGFGRIGRLLARELMAKTGKGNQLRLRAVVTRGEIDEAALEKRASLLRNDSVHGDFPGTVAIDPENNALIINGTTVRMISANAPEEIDYTTYGINNALVIDNTGAFRDKEELGRHLVSKGVDNVLLTAPGKGVPNIVHGVNHREYDPDEISIFSAASCTTNAITPVLKVIEDSLGVVKGHLETIHAYTNDQNLVDNMHKKYRRGRAAALNMVITETGAGKAVAKALPSLEGKLTSNAIRVPVPNGSLVVLNLEVEKNTSREGINTIMKKYALEGELVEQIKYSLSNELVSSDIVGTSAPAIYDSNATIVSPDGKNAVLYIWYDNEYGYSHQVIRLAKYMSKVRRYTYY
- the aroB gene encoding 3-dehydroquinate synthase; translation: MLQPISCNGYTIYFNDNGYDNLREYLEKKKHSRVFILTDTNTHNHCLPRFMSKMAEDFTAEIIEIEAGEIHKNIETCNQVWQVLSEMGADRKSLLINLGGGVVTDLGGFVASTFMRGIDFVNIPTSLLAMVDASVGGKTGVDLGPLKNQVGVINVPGILLVDTAFLQTLPPEQMRSGLAEMLKHGLIRDEDHWKAFLNLSDLDLTDLDALIRDSIIIKNNVVMEDPREAGLRKTLNFGHTLGHAIESCFLQNPEKPTLLHGEAIAIGMILETFLSVELEQFPQKKLDQVTSVILSYFPKVEIEEEDTEHIISYLKYDKKNSHGNINFVLLKDIGIPAIDIKAGNEKIARAFAYYKVWEPE
- a CDS encoding lipocalin family protein, with protein sequence MKTKLTTLLFSVMITMGCSNDSDTIDGDVSIMGKWQMTERYVSPGGETEWKEVKDGEIHYFKTDSTFTSNGMDCPEGDFSVKGDKLQLDFNCNYAAEPQVMRFSFDGGDLILTPLSPSFCIEACLYRYEKID